The window TTTTGCGAGGAGGAACGACGAAGCAATCTGGCGTCTATACGTATCCACCCGACCAACTACAGGTTGATTTTAAAATTTTGAGGGTATAAGTCTCGGATATTCTTGTGGTTTATTGACATGACATTCTTCAGTGTGTGCTTTAACCACTGATAAGGGTTTACCTCGTGCTTTTTGCAGATTGCAAAGAAGGAGTAGATCATTGCTGCTCTTTGTGCAGCTTGGTGTGAGCCAGCGAACAGATAGTTTTTACGGCCCAGTACCACAGGGCGGATGGCGTTTTCCACCAGGTTGTTATCTATTTCCAGTACTCCATCATAGAGATAAGCCGATAAAGCATCCCAGCGATCCTGGCTATAGCGCATAGCTTTGCCAATAGGGCTTTTAGGCAGGGTGGTTTTTACTTCTTTGGAGATCCACTTACCCAGATTGTTAAGAATAGGCAACGACTTTTCCAGCCTTAGCACTTTTCTCTGCTCTGGGGTAAGCTTTTCTTCCCGGGCTCTGGCTTCTACGTCATAGAGCTGCTGGATGTAGAGCAGTGCTATGGAAGATTTGGCCTTATCATTATCCAGGGCTTTCTCAAACTCTCTTCTGGCATGTGCCCAGCAGGCCAGATGTACAACATCCTTTTGCCGGCCAATCTTTTCATAGACCTTGTAGCCATCTGTTTGCAAATATCCCTTAAAGCCCGACAATATCTGATCTGGTCCACTGGCACCACGCGTGGGCTGATAATCAAAGAGCACAGTGTTATCTATGGGACTATTGTAGACCCAATAGTAGCCTTGGTGGGTAGCACCTTTCTTATCCTTATCCAGCACCTTTATAGGTGTTTCATCTGCCTGCAGATAGCCTTTGATTTTGGTATCTTCAAGCAGATAGTCGTAGAGGGGCTGAAGCTTTTCCAGGGCTGTCCTGGTCCAGCCATCCAGCGTGGAGGCGGCTATGGGGATGTTTTCTCTTAAGAACCTTTGCCGTTGGCGATACAGCGGCAAGTGATCCATGTACTTATCGACAAGAATGCTGGCCAGCAGACCAGGTCCTGGAATACCTTTGTCGATGATGCGCTCGGGAAGTTCACCAATCACCACACCTTCTTTATTCTTAGGGGCGTATTTAAAGCGGATGTAGCGGCGTATGAAAAGCTTTGCAGGTACACACTCCAGCTCATCTGTAACTTCTTTGCCAATACACTGCATCTGGCTTAGGTCGCCTTCCGGGTAGATCTCTACTTCTTCTACTTCCACATGCTCGGGCAGGGCTACACGGCCTTTGTGGGCAGAGGAGCGCTGCTTCTTGCGCGCGTATTCGATCTTTTCTACCAGGGCTTCCTCTTGCTGCTGTGCTTGCTCTGGCGTAGCTTCAAAAGGAAGGGGTAGCTGCTGGCTGTCGACTTCAAAGCGTTCTCTTTTCTGGCCAAAGGCCATGCGCTTGAGTTGATCTACCTGCCACTGGAGAAGTTCCACTTTGTCTTGCAAAACCTCTTCCTGACGTTGGAGATGATCTACTTTCTTCTGTTTATGAGCAATGGCAGACTCTTGCTTTTCAATAGTAGATGCTTGCGCTTGAATAGTATGATCCTTTTGCTGGAGCAGGGCAAGGAGTTCTTCTTTGGAGAGCTGTTCCAGGGCTGGATTCATGCTCTGAAGATACAACAAAAAGAGGCTCTACCATAGTAAAAACTGCATTTTTACAGCTGATAACGCACTTTTTGTATGCTGCTTTTTACCTGTATGCCCTCGATCATCAGCACCAGTTCGGGCCACTTCAACACACCATTTTCCACCTGCATTCTGGGAGCTGTGAAGGTGCCCCGCTCCAATCTTTTGTAATACAAGACA of the Flammeovirgaceae bacterium 311 genome contains:
- a CDS encoding transposase IS66 (COG3436 Transposase and inactivated derivatives), which encodes MNPALEQLSKEELLALLQQKDHTIQAQASTIEKQESAIAHKQKKVDHLQRQEEVLQDKVELLQWQVDQLKRMAFGQKRERFEVDSQQLPLPFEATPEQAQQQEEALVEKIEYARKKQRSSAHKGRVALPEHVEVEEVEIYPEGDLSQMQCIGKEVTDELECVPAKLFIRRYIRFKYAPKNKEGVVIGELPERIIDKGIPGPGLLASILVDKYMDHLPLYRQRQRFLRENIPIAASTLDGWTRTALEKLQPLYDYLLEDTKIKGYLQADETPIKVLDKDKKGATHQGYYWVYNSPIDNTVLFDYQPTRGASGPDQILSGFKGYLQTDGYKVYEKIGRQKDVVHLACWAHARREFEKALDNDKAKSSIALLYIQQLYDVEARAREEKLTPEQRKVLRLEKSLPILNNLGKWISKEVKTTLPKSPIGKAMRYSQDRWDALSAYLYDGVLEIDNNLVENAIRPVVLGRKNYLFAGSHQAAQRAAMIYSFFAICKKHEVNPYQWLKHTLKNVMSINHKNIRDLYPQNFKINL